In a single window of the Gadus macrocephalus chromosome 6, ASM3116895v1 genome:
- the LOC132459393 gene encoding splicing regulator ARVCF-like has protein sequence MDERHPYLHGMYSAPLAQPERGSMASLDRMAGRRSPSLDSMRKDPRWRDPDLPEVIAMLGHPIDPVKSNAAAYLQHLCYENDKIKKDVRQLKGIPVLVALLDHPKSEVHRKACGALRNISYGKDHDNKVAIKNCDGIPALVRLLRKTNDMEVRELITGTLWNLSSYEPLKMVIINHGLQTMTNEVIIPHSGWEHEPNEDSKPRDAEWTTVFKNTSGCLR, from the exons ATGGACGAGCGCCACCCGTACCTCCACGGCATGTACTCGGCGCCGCTGGCCCAGCCGGAGCGGGGCAGCATGGCCAGCCTGGACCGCATGGCGGGCCGCCGCTCGCCTTCCCTGGACAGCATGCGCAAGGACCCGCGCTGGCGCGACCCCGACCTGCCCGAGGTCATCGCCATGCTGGGCCACCCCATCGACCCGGTCAAGTCCAACGCCGCCGCCTACCTGCAGCACCTGTGCTACGAGAACGACAAGATCAAGAAGGACGTGCGGCAGCTGAAGGGCATCCCCGTGCTGGTGGCGCTGCTGGACCACCCCAAGTCGGAGGTGCACCGCAAGGCGTGCGGCGCGCTGCGCAACATCTCCTACGGCAAGGACCACGACAACAAGGTGGCCATCAAGAACTGCGACGGCATCCCCGCGCTCGTGCGGCTGCTGCGGAAGACCAACGACATGGAGGTGCGGGAGCTCATCACAG GAACTCTGTGGAACCTGTCCTCCTATGAGCCCCTGAAGATGGTGATCATCAACCACGGCCTCCAGACCATGACCAACGAGGTCATCATCCCCCACTCGGGCTGGGAGCACGAGCCCAACGAGGACTCTAAGCCCCGGGACGCCGAGTGGACCACCGTCTTCAAGAACACCTCCGGGTGCCTAAGGTAG